One Methanococcus aeolicus Nankai-3 DNA segment encodes these proteins:
- a CDS encoding 3-isopropylmalate dehydratase large subunit, whose product MAMTLAEKILAKASGNKTVAPGDIVMAKIETAMAHDITGPLTVNTLKNEGIEKVWDNEEKITILFDHQIPADSITAAENHALLRKFVKEQGIKNFYDIREGVCHQVLPEKGHVLPGTVAVGADSHTCTYGAFGTFATGIGSTDMAAVFATGELWFKVPETLYFNVSGKLNDFVTSKDVILKIIGEVGFDGATYKAAQYGGETVEEMSISSRMTMSNMAIEMGAKAGLIEPDVKTTYFIKRAMQKHGTTRPYTALKGDEDAKFEETYEIEVNDLEPLFACPHAVDNVKTAREVAGRPIDQVFIGSCTNGRVEDLRAAINIIDQHGGIADDVRVVVTPASREVMLEAINEGIIQKFYEYGCVVTNPSCSACMGALYGILGPNEVGVATSNRNFRGREGSLESEVYLASPITAAACAVKGELIDPRDL is encoded by the coding sequence ATGGCAATGACATTAGCAGAAAAAATACTTGCAAAAGCATCAGGAAATAAAACAGTAGCTCCCGGAGACATAGTAATGGCCAAAATAGAAACGGCAATGGCTCATGATATTACTGGACCATTGACAGTGAATACATTAAAAAATGAAGGAATAGAAAAAGTATGGGATAATGAAGAGAAAATAACAATACTTTTCGACCACCAAATACCTGCGGATAGTATAACCGCAGCAGAAAACCATGCCCTTTTAAGAAAATTTGTAAAAGAACAAGGCATAAAAAACTTCTATGATATTAGAGAAGGAGTTTGCCATCAAGTTTTACCTGAAAAAGGACATGTTTTACCAGGAACCGTTGCAGTTGGAGCAGATTCCCACACTTGCACATATGGAGCATTTGGAACATTTGCAACAGGAATAGGAAGCACAGACATGGCAGCAGTATTTGCAACAGGAGAATTATGGTTTAAAGTACCTGAAACGCTATACTTTAATGTAAGTGGAAAATTAAACGATTTCGTTACCTCAAAAGATGTAATATTAAAAATAATTGGAGAAGTTGGATTTGATGGCGCAACTTACAAAGCAGCCCAGTATGGCGGTGAAACAGTTGAAGAGATGTCCATTTCTTCAAGAATGACCATGTCAAATATGGCCATTGAAATGGGTGCAAAAGCTGGACTTATAGAACCAGATGTAAAAACAACATATTTCATAAAAAGGGCTATGCAAAAGCACGGGACAACAAGACCATACACCGCACTAAAAGGAGACGAAGACGCTAAATTTGAAGAAACCTATGAAATAGAAGTAAATGACTTAGAACCATTATTCGCTTGCCCTCATGCTGTGGATAATGTAAAAACTGCAAGAGAAGTTGCTGGAAGACCTATTGACCAAGTATTTATCGGAAGTTGCACCAACGGAAGAGTTGAGGATTTAAGAGCTGCAATAAACATCATAGACCAGCATGGAGGTATAGCTGATGATGTTAGGGTTGTAGTCACCCCAGCTTCAAGAGAGGTAATGTTGGAGGCAATTAACGAAGGAATTATTCAAAAATTCTATGAATATGGCTGTGTCGTAACAAATCCGTCATGTTCTGCATGTATGGGGGCCCTCTATGGTATATTGGGACCTAATGAAGTTGGGGTTGCTACCTCAAATAGAAATTTCAGAGGAAGAGAAGGTTCATTGGAATCAGAAGTTTATTTGGCCTCACCAATCACAGCAGCAGCTTGTGCGGTTAAAGGGGAATTAATAGACCCAAGAGATTTATAA
- a CDS encoding LSM domain-containing protein: protein MIDNQRPLDALGKSINTNVLVKLKDGQTVKGRLKAYDLHLNVALENAKFDGEEKEYPLIVVRGDNVLFISL from the coding sequence ATGATAGACAACCAAAGACCATTGGATGCATTAGGCAAATCAATAAATACTAATGTTTTAGTTAAATTAAAAGACGGACAAACCGTAAAAGGTAGGTTAAAAGCATATGATTTGCATTTAAATGTTGCATTAGAAAATGCTAAATTCGATGGAGAAGAAAAAGAATATCCTCTCATTGTAGTAAGGGGAGACAATGTATTATTTATATCATTATAA
- a CDS encoding 50S ribosomal protein L37e yields MSKGTPSQGKHNKGSNHIICRRCGRRSYHVRKKACSACGFGASKRLKTFAWKNKKINGQRVR; encoded by the coding sequence ATGAGTAAAGGAACGCCATCACAAGGTAAGCATAACAAAGGTTCAAACCATATAATATGTAGAAGATGTGGAAGAAGATCATACCATGTTAGAAAAAAAGCATGTTCAGCATGTGGATTTGGAGCAAGTAAAAGATTAAAGACATTTGCATGGAAAAACAAAAAAATAAATGGACAAAGAGTTAGATAA
- the purF gene encoding amidophosphoribosyltransferase: MCGIFGIYSFLNNDVASKIYYGLYALQHRGQEGSGIATFDGEKINSYKGLGLVPEIYTNEILSELHGSVGIGHVRYSTTGDSCIENCQPFVVSSSIGSLSIVHNGDIVNSDKLKIELEKLGHIFMSSTDSEVIAHLLVRELLKTDDIVEAVTNISKELIGSYAIIIMHNNKLIAVRGPNGFKPLCVGKDEDGSLYVSSESCGLDVINAKLIRDVKPGEIIVIDGNGMESYNMMPENEKPVPSSCMFEYVYFARPDSIIDGVNVYDVRRNIGKILAKEHPCDADIVVPVPDSGITSAMGYSEEANIPYYEGLIKNRYVGRTFIIPSQEARVLAVRLKLNPIKHLIKDKKVVLIDDSIVRGTTSQRLIDLVRKAGAKEVHLRVGSPKIISPCFYGIDMPTKEELIGSSKTVEEIREHITADSLGYLSIKGLIKAIGRKDLCFACLTGNYPTEVSNKLNNVK; encoded by the coding sequence ATGTGTGGAATTTTTGGAATATATTCGTTTTTAAATAATGATGTTGCAAGTAAAATTTATTATGGCCTTTACGCTTTACAGCATAGGGGGCAGGAAGGTTCAGGCATAGCTACCTTTGATGGGGAAAAAATTAATTCCTACAAGGGCCTTGGTTTAGTTCCTGAAATATATACAAATGAAATATTATCGGAGCTCCATGGTTCTGTTGGTATTGGTCATGTTAGATACTCCACAACAGGAGATAGCTGTATTGAAAATTGTCAGCCATTTGTAGTAAGTAGCTCCATAGGTTCTCTCTCAATAGTCCATAATGGAGATATTGTAAATTCCGATAAATTAAAAATTGAGTTAGAAAAATTAGGGCATATTTTTATGTCTTCAACAGATTCAGAAGTTATAGCCCACCTTTTAGTTAGGGAGCTCCTAAAAACTGACGATATTGTTGAGGCAGTGACAAATATTTCAAAAGAATTAATCGGTTCATATGCCATTATAATTATGCACAATAATAAACTTATAGCTGTTAGAGGTCCAAACGGATTTAAACCACTTTGTGTAGGAAAAGATGAAGATGGTTCCTTATATGTTTCCTCTGAAAGCTGTGGATTAGATGTAATTAATGCAAAATTAATAAGAGATGTGAAACCAGGAGAAATTATAGTAATAGATGGCAATGGTATGGAATCATATAATATGATGCCTGAAAATGAAAAACCAGTGCCATCAAGCTGTATGTTTGAATATGTTTATTTTGCAAGACCTGATTCCATAATTGATGGAGTTAATGTATATGATGTTAGGAGAAATATAGGAAAAATACTTGCAAAAGAACACCCTTGCGATGCTGATATTGTTGTCCCAGTTCCTGATTCTGGAATTACCTCTGCTATGGGATATTCCGAGGAAGCCAATATTCCATATTATGAAGGCCTAATAAAAAATAGATATGTGGGAAGAACATTTATCATACCCTCGCAGGAAGCCAGAGTTTTAGCTGTTAGATTAAAGTTGAATCCCATAAAGCATCTTATTAAAGATAAAAAAGTGGTTTTAATAGATGATAGTATAGTCAGAGGGACTACTTCACAAAGATTAATCGACTTAGTAAGAAAAGCAGGGGCAAAAGAAGTTCATTTAAGAGTAGGTTCTCCAAAAATAATTTCACCATGCTTTTATGGTATAGATATGCCAACAAAAGAAGAATTAATAGGGAGCTCCAAAACGGTTGAAGAAATAAGGGAGCATATAACAGCTGATTCATTAGGTTATTTAAGTATAAAGGGATTAATAAAGGCCATAGGAAGAAAAGATTTATGTTTTGCCTGCTTAACAGGAAACTATCCTACTGAAGTATCCAATAAGTTAAACAATGTCAAATAA
- a CDS encoding PHP domain-containing protein: MNDCHSKADLHIHSKYSGLMKYMGLTFPDSVEEPKNIIRSAKKKGLDIIAITDHNTIRGGLETKKLEKEYGVEVIVGSEIMTKDGELLGLYLNEEIPKGLTAEETVEKIHAQGGLAIAPHPYSPICHALGDKIFNLKLDGVEVFNAYHRDGIINNIALKKVVNNYHKKPVAFIGNSDGHLAKMVGNGYTMFEGNSKEELYNSIVKRKTSFGGAPTPLQEIILWSYKMVYTSEKKIIKSMISKTELDIALHKKLLAILGGIIYVATPLPVVSGVLGNMYLKRKAKHKLKEVNKNIDNI; the protein is encoded by the coding sequence ATGAATGATTGCCACTCAAAAGCAGATTTGCATATTCATTCTAAATATTCGGGATTAATGAAATATATGGGGCTGACATTTCCTGATTCTGTTGAAGAACCAAAAAACATTATTAGGAGTGCTAAAAAAAAAGGATTGGATATAATTGCCATCACTGACCATAATACCATAAGGGGAGGATTGGAAACTAAAAAACTTGAAAAAGAATATGGTGTAGAGGTAATTGTTGGAAGCGAAATAATGACAAAAGATGGGGAGCTCCTTGGATTATATTTAAATGAGGAAATTCCAAAAGGACTAACTGCTGAGGAAACTGTTGAAAAAATCCACGCGCAAGGAGGTTTAGCCATAGCTCCGCATCCATATAGTCCAATATGTCATGCATTGGGCGATAAAATATTTAATTTAAAATTAGATGGTGTTGAGGTATTTAACGCATACCATAGAGATGGAATTATAAATAATATAGCTTTAAAAAAGGTTGTTAATAATTATCACAAAAAACCTGTGGCATTTATCGGGAATAGCGATGGACATTTGGCAAAAATGGTAGGTAATGGATATACCATGTTTGAAGGAAATTCAAAAGAAGAGTTGTATAATTCCATAGTTAAAAGAAAAACATCTTTTGGGGGAGCTCCCACGCCATTACAGGAGATAATTCTTTGGAGCTATAAAATGGTTTATACCTCTGAAAAAAAAATTATAAAATCCATGATATCTAAAACTGAATTAGATATTGCACTTCATAAAAAACTTCTTGCAATACTTGGGGGGATTATATATGTCGCCACACCACTTCCAGTAGTTTCTGGTGTTTTAGGAAATATGTATCTTAAAAGAAAGGCAAAACATAAATTAAAAGAAGTAAATAAAAATATTGATAATATATAG
- a CDS encoding RNA-guided endonuclease InsQ/TnpB family protein, protein MMRTYKFRIYISKSIQETIEEHLNICRYLYNYLLEQKTKNPKLNKGDTQKLITEHKKENPELKKVHSKALQMVNNKLWGNLKALGKLKQNGHKVGKLRFKSSKNHYKTIEYNQSGFKIKDNKLYLSKIGEISIKLHRKIKGEIKGVIIKKELTNKWFAFFQVEEEPKPLPKTNKVVGIDLGIDGYTIDSDGNKFENPKFIDETLDKIKKVQKNLSRKVRGSNNYKKTKLKLIKVYDKLNNQKNDFLHKLSRYYINNYDKIVLEDLNIKSMVENKKGQKTLNRHILDGSWKKFINLLLYKAEGAGREVILINPAYTSKKCFNCGCVVSSLRLSDRIFFCPNCGWKIDRDYNASLNILKSGLGESVVPAEGRPLLRVIPYIKVISGQVSPMNQEALPEGRGLRKPKGFRSTPSVREG, encoded by the coding sequence ATGATGAGAACTTATAAGTTCAGGATTTACATATCCAAGAGTATCCAAGAAACAATAGAAGAGCACCTAAACATTTGTAGATACCTCTATAATTACCTTTTAGAACAAAAAACTAAAAATCCGAAACTAAACAAAGGGGATACTCAAAAATTAATCACAGAGCATAAAAAGGAGAATCCTGAACTTAAAAAAGTCCATTCCAAAGCCCTTCAAATGGTAAATAATAAACTTTGGGGCAATCTCAAAGCATTGGGAAAACTAAAACAGAATGGACATAAAGTAGGTAAATTAAGATTCAAATCATCTAAAAATCACTATAAAACGATAGAATACAATCAATCAGGTTTTAAGATAAAGGATAACAAACTTTACCTATCTAAAATAGGAGAAATTTCTATAAAACTACATAGAAAAATCAAAGGAGAAATTAAAGGAGTAATTATAAAAAAAGAATTAACAAACAAGTGGTTTGCTTTCTTTCAAGTGGAAGAAGAACCTAAACCACTACCTAAAACCAATAAGGTTGTAGGTATCGATTTAGGAATTGATGGTTATACCATCGATTCAGACGGAAACAAGTTTGAAAATCCCAAATTTATAGATGAAACATTAGATAAAATAAAGAAAGTCCAAAAGAACCTATCTCGAAAGGTTAGGGGTTCTAATAACTATAAAAAGACCAAATTAAAACTTATCAAGGTTTATGATAAACTAAATAATCAGAAAAATGATTTTCTACATAAATTATCAAGATACTACATAAACAATTATGATAAAATAGTTTTAGAGGATTTAAACATAAAATCAATGGTTGAAAACAAAAAAGGTCAGAAGACCTTAAACCGTCATATTCTTGATGGTTCTTGGAAAAAATTTATAAACTTACTTCTTTATAAGGCGGAAGGTGCTGGTAGAGAAGTAATACTCATAAATCCTGCCTATACTTCTAAAAAATGTTTCAACTGCGGTTGTGTAGTTAGTAGTTTAAGATTGTCTGATAGAATCTTTTTTTGTCCCAACTGCGGTTGGAAAATTGATAGGGATTACAACGCATCCTTGAATATATTAAAGTCAGGGCTAGGAGAGTCCGTTGTGCCTGCGGAGGGGAGACCTCTACTCAGAGTTATACCTTATATAAAGGTAATCTCTGGGCAAGTATCTCCTATGAATCAGGAAGCCTTGCCCGAAGGGCGAGGGCTACGAAAACCGAAAGGTTTTCGTTCAACCCCGTCCGTAAGGGAGGGGTAA
- a CDS encoding NAD(P)H-hydrate dehydratase, translating to MDNLELHNILLKNYGIKKYISPKEMNITDNNCEYLGIPKMVLMENAGKSIADEVVNYLVKNNKNKIFVFCGLGNNGGDGFVAIRHLIGYCDYMDKISKSSGFIRFPSLRSEITVILLGKEKEIKTYESKENFKILKNIGELDFRLKIKEMACPNEILKVIKNIKTEKENVIIIDAMLGTGIKGELREPFKTVVNELNNLNKSNNIKIISVDTETKGLNGDLIITFHKHKLDNELNKTNLKKIGIPPIAEHIVGWGDLKALSKINPDSHKGDNGKVLVVGGSKEFFGAPILSALASSKIVDLVTVASVKNTMDALRNYPELMGYEIEGNYFGEEHINEIVELSKKYNVVILGNGLSVNNSTKKFVNGFLMEMDKLNKKVVIDADAIKVIEYENFIFNENFIFTPHKKEFEYMGLDVNNINNIYGIPWSSTIVLKGKYDLIFNKNNIKINKTGNAGMTVGGTGDALCGIIGALFCKNDAFISGCCGAFINGYAGDLLLKEKGYYYNVIDIIDNIPIVLALYG from the coding sequence ATGGATAATTTAGAGCTCCACAACATACTTTTAAAAAATTATGGAATAAAAAAATATATTTCACCAAAAGAGATGAACATTACAGATAATAATTGTGAATATCTAGGAATTCCGAAAATGGTTCTTATGGAAAATGCTGGAAAATCCATCGCCGACGAAGTGGTAAATTATTTAGTTAAAAATAATAAAAATAAAATATTCGTATTTTGCGGACTTGGAAACAACGGTGGAGATGGATTTGTTGCGATTCGTCATTTAATAGGATACTGCGATTATATGGATAAAATCTCAAAATCCTCCGGATTTATACGATTTCCTTCGCTTCGCTCGGAAATAACCGTAATACTACTTGGAAAAGAAAAGGAAATAAAAACCTATGAATCAAAGGAAAATTTTAAGATTTTAAAAAATATCGGTGAGTTGGATTTTAGACTGAAAATAAAGGAAATGGCATGTCCAAATGAAATTTTAAAGGTAATTAAAAATATTAAAACAGAAAAGGAAAATGTAATAATTATAGATGCCATGCTGGGAACAGGTATTAAAGGGGAGCTCCGAGAACCATTTAAAACTGTGGTAAATGAATTAAATAATTTAAATAAATCAAATAATATAAAAATAATCTCCGTAGATACCGAAACTAAGGGATTAAACGGGGATTTAATAATTACATTCCACAAACATAAATTAGATAATGAGTTAAATAAAACCAATCTTAAAAAAATAGGCATTCCACCAATAGCAGAGCATATTGTTGGTTGGGGGGATTTAAAGGCATTATCTAAGATTAATCCAGATTCACATAAGGGAGATAATGGAAAGGTTTTGGTTGTTGGTGGCTCCAAGGAATTTTTCGGAGCTCCGATTTTATCTGCATTAGCATCTTCAAAAATAGTGGATTTGGTAACTGTTGCATCCGTTAAAAATACCATGGATGCTTTAAGAAACTATCCGGAATTAATGGGCTATGAAATTGAAGGGAATTATTTTGGAGAGGAACATATAAATGAAATTGTAGAGCTCTCTAAAAAATACAATGTTGTTATTTTGGGGAATGGATTAAGTGTAAATAACTCTACAAAAAAGTTTGTAAATGGATTTTTAATGGAAATGGATAAATTAAACAAAAAAGTTGTAATTGATGCAGATGCTATAAAGGTAATAGAGTATGAGAATTTTATTTTCAATGAGAATTTTATTTTCACACCACATAAAAAAGAATTTGAATATATGGGGCTTGATGTCAATAATATAAATAATATTTATGGGATACCTTGGAGCTCCACAATAGTTTTAAAGGGAAAATACGACTTAATATTTAATAAAAATAATATAAAAATAAACAAAACAGGAAACGCCGGTATGACTGTTGGGGGAACAGGAGATGCATTGTGTGGCATAATTGGAGCATTATTTTGCAAAAATGACGCCTTTATTTCGGGGTGTTGTGGTGCATTTATAAACGGATATGCAGGAGATTTATTGCTTAAAGAGAAGGGATATTATTATAATGTTATTGATATAATTGACAACATACCAATCGTTTTAGCATTATATGGATAG
- a CDS encoding heavy metal translocating P-type ATPase: MNVKIKISGMTCAVCAKTIEKVLSKTDGVNSITVNLVDESAEVDFNPDVISIEEIGKKIEKLGFDVVGIGEDENLEDVEEHKELELKDKLHRVIVGAVFSVVLFSMMYINIPYKPYLAFLLSLPPLIYVAMPIFKAGFNSLKTKSLNMDVMYSMGMGVAYLSAVMVTAGILPKEFMFYDTTIMLATLLTLGRYLEERAKGKTSEAIKKLMGLKPKTAKIIKDGKEVEVLIENVKIGDIIVVRPGEKIPVDAVVVEGESYVDESMITGEPVPNLKKSGDKVIGGTINTNGALRIKAEKVGKDTLLSQIIELVKNAQSSKPEIQGLADKVVSYFIPTVLIIALISATYWHFVNGFLFATTILISVLVVACPCALGLATPTAITVGIGRGAELGILIKDSRVFDVSDKLNAMIFDKTGTITIGEPEVMDIITDMDTNGFLKMVSILESNSEHPIANAIVKKALEQNLDISNKKVEKFRAISGKGVIGFVDGKEVVIGNKLFIEEYMGNNKNSNTDDKDNNKDNYNYENIAQKLENDGKTTLIVAVDEEIKGVIGISDKIKEDAKETIEALKNMGINTYMITGDNEKTAKIIGKNVGIVENNIFANVLPDEKAKIVEKIRNNVNGYVGFVGDGINDAPALSTADVGVAIGGGTDIAIESGNVVLIKNRLKDVVGFVRLSKRILKQIKLNIFWAFAYNLALIPVAAGVLYPYGIVFRPELAAFAMTLSSITVVSLSLLLKRYNPYANEK; encoded by the coding sequence ATGAATGTTAAAATTAAAATATCCGGCATGACATGTGCAGTATGTGCCAAAACCATTGAAAAAGTGTTGAGCAAAACTGATGGGGTAAATAGCATCACCGTAAATCTTGTAGATGAAAGTGCAGAAGTGGATTTTAATCCAGATGTTATTTCGATTGAAGAAATCGGCAAAAAAATTGAAAAGCTTGGTTTTGATGTTGTTGGAATAGGAGAGGATGAAAATTTAGAGGATGTGGAAGAGCATAAAGAGTTAGAACTAAAAGATAAACTGCATAGGGTAATTGTAGGGGCTGTTTTTTCAGTAGTTTTATTCTCCATGATGTATATAAATATTCCATACAAGCCATATTTAGCTTTTTTACTGTCCTTACCGCCGTTGATATATGTTGCAATGCCAATATTTAAGGCAGGTTTTAACTCTCTAAAAACTAAATCATTAAATATGGATGTAATGTATTCAATGGGAATGGGTGTGGCATATTTGTCCGCCGTTATGGTAACTGCTGGGATTCTACCAAAGGAATTCATGTTCTACGATACTACAATAATGCTTGCCACTCTTTTAACACTTGGAAGATATTTAGAAGAACGGGCAAAGGGAAAGACTTCTGAGGCCATCAAAAAGCTTATGGGTTTAAAACCAAAAACTGCGAAGATAATTAAAGATGGTAAAGAGGTTGAAGTATTAATAGAAAATGTAAAAATAGGGGACATAATAGTTGTTAGACCGGGAGAAAAGATACCTGTTGATGCTGTTGTGGTTGAAGGGGAGAGTTATGTTGATGAGTCGATGATTACAGGAGAACCAGTTCCAAATTTAAAAAAATCAGGAGATAAAGTTATTGGAGGAACCATAAATACCAACGGAGCTCTGAGAATAAAAGCTGAAAAAGTGGGGAAGGATACTTTATTATCTCAAATTATAGAGCTCGTCAAAAATGCTCAGTCATCAAAACCAGAAATACAGGGTTTGGCCGATAAGGTTGTTAGCTATTTTATTCCAACAGTTTTAATAATAGCTTTAATATCTGCCACATATTGGCATTTTGTAAATGGATTTTTGTTTGCCACAACCATATTGATATCCGTTCTTGTGGTGGCCTGCCCCTGTGCATTGGGGCTTGCCACACCTACTGCAATAACTGTTGGAATTGGTAGGGGAGCTGAGCTCGGCATATTGATTAAAGATAGTAGGGTGTTTGATGTATCGGACAAATTAAATGCCATGATATTTGATAAAACCGGAACTATTACCATAGGGGAACCTGAGGTTATGGATATAATTACAGATATGGATACCAATGGATTTTTAAAGATGGTATCTATATTGGAAAGTAATTCAGAGCATCCCATTGCCAATGCCATAGTAAAAAAGGCTTTGGAGCAGAATTTAGATATTAGTAATAAAAAGGTTGAAAAATTTAGAGCAATTAGTGGAAAAGGTGTAATAGGATTTGTTGATGGTAAGGAAGTAGTCATTGGAAATAAATTATTTATTGAGGAATATATGGGAAATAACAAGAATAGCAATACAGATGATAAGGATAATAATAAGGATAATTATAATTATGAGAATATTGCCCAAAAACTTGAAAATGATGGGAAAACCACTTTGATTGTGGCAGTAGATGAAGAAATAAAGGGAGTTATTGGAATATCGGATAAAATAAAAGAGGATGCTAAGGAAACTATCGAAGCACTGAAAAATATGGGAATAAACACATATATGATTACAGGAGATAACGAAAAAACTGCAAAAATAATTGGTAAAAATGTGGGTATTGTAGAAAATAACATATTTGCCAATGTGCTACCAGATGAAAAAGCAAAAATTGTTGAAAAAATTAGAAACAATGTTAATGGATATGTGGGATTTGTAGGGGATGGTATAAATGATGCCCCTGCACTTTCAACAGCAGATGTGGGCGTGGCTATTGGAGGAGGGACAGATATAGCAATTGAAAGCGGAAATGTTGTTTTAATAAAAAATAGATTAAAGGATGTAGTTGGGTTTGTAAGACTCAGTAAAAGAATATTAAAACAGATAAAACTAAATATCTTCTGGGCATTTGCCTATAATTTAGCGTTAATTCCTGTGGCAGCTGGTGTTCTTTATCCATATGGTATAGTATTTAGACCTGAGCTCGCTGCATTTGCCATGACATTAAGTTCAATTACAGTTGTAAGTTTATCATTGTTGCTGAAAAGATACAACCCATATGCCAATGAAAAATAA
- the modA gene encoding molybdate ABC transporter substrate-binding protein — MNNIKLSIILSTLLLSSSIIFSGCIDSPQTIKIDKFEDLGNKGVSISIGNPEHVPAGKYAMKILDNLKKSNPEFADNITKNIVSKEVNVRAVLDKVVSKEVDAGFVYRTDAFMEKDKLNIIKIPDDVSVTPEYPISVLKDSDNKKSSEEFVKFILSKDGQDILSKYGFISPVENPKPYEVSGINDEIVVYAAASLTDAFNEIADEFEKKTGCNVKLSFASSGSLRQKIEGGAVGGTNGADVFASASLKHMDILKNEEFIGNYSIFAKNEMVVITPK; from the coding sequence ATGAACAATATAAAATTATCCATCATATTATCAACATTACTCCTTTCGAGCAGCATTATTTTTTCAGGGTGTATAGATAGTCCACAAACTATAAAAATAGATAAATTTGAAGATTTGGGGAATAAAGGCGTAAGTATATCAATAGGCAATCCCGAGCATGTTCCCGCAGGAAAGTATGCCATGAAAATTTTAGATAATCTAAAAAAATCAAACCCTGAGTTCGCAGACAATATAACAAAAAATATTGTTTCAAAAGAAGTTAATGTTAGGGCAGTTCTAGACAAAGTTGTTTCAAAAGAAGTGGATGCAGGATTTGTTTATAGGACTGATGCATTCATGGAAAAGGATAAATTAAATATTATCAAAATCCCGGACGATGTTAGTGTAACTCCCGAATATCCAATTTCAGTATTGAAAGATAGTGACAATAAAAAATCATCAGAAGAATTTGTGAAATTTATTCTTTCAAAAGATGGTCAAGATATACTGTCAAAATATGGATTTATAAGCCCTGTGGAAAACCCAAAACCCTATGAAGTCAGTGGCATTAATGATGAAATTGTAGTTTATGCCGCAGCATCATTAACTGATGCATTTAATGAAATTGCAGACGAATTCGAGAAAAAAACAGGATGTAATGTAAAACTATCATTTGCAAGCTCTGGGTCATTAAGGCAGAAGATAGAAGGTGGCGCAGTAGGTGGGACCAATGGAGCCGATGTATTTGCCTCAGCAAGTTTAAAACATATGGACATACTTAAAAATGAAGAATTTATAGGGAATTATTCAATATTTGCAAAAAACGAGATGGTAGTAATTACCCCAAAATAA
- the modB gene encoding molybdate ABC transporter permease subunit, with translation MKAILFKLLMVFSITGFVVLIILPLLALLINIFSNPSFQSIDYNLVLNPLILSITTSLASTIVSLFIGIPLAYILTYKKFPLKDMLDTIVNLPLVVPPTVAGYLLLITFGRYGLIGHPLHLLGITIMFTTFAIIVAQTFVALPFMIRGVRTSLQEISPSLVDAAKTLGADEYEIFKEIIIPMSKPGIISGTILTYARAVGEFGATVMVCGLLETLPIAIYNNALSGNREVANILALILIIMSFGTLTLFKRISFEKSMKSYRYLKRLLIKIIPW, from the coding sequence ATGAAGGCAATATTATTTAAATTACTAATGGTATTTAGCATCACAGGATTTGTTGTGTTGATTATCCTACCACTTTTGGCATTATTAATCAACATATTTTCAAATCCATCATTTCAATCTATCGATTATAATTTAGTACTAAACCCATTAATTTTAAGTATTACAACATCTCTTGCATCAACAATAGTTTCGCTTTTTATAGGTATTCCTCTAGCATATATTCTTACATATAAAAAATTTCCATTAAAAGATATGTTGGATACTATTGTTAATCTTCCCCTTGTAGTGCCCCCAACTGTTGCAGGATATTTACTCCTGATAACTTTTGGAAGATATGGGTTGATAGGACACCCACTGCATTTATTGGGAATTACAATAATGTTCACGACATTTGCAATTATTGTTGCCCAAACATTTGTTGCATTGCCATTTATGATAAGGGGAGTTAGGACATCCCTTCAAGAGATTTCGCCTTCATTAGTTGATGCTGCAAAAACTCTTGGGGCAGATGAATATGAAATATTTAAGGAAATAATTATACCAATGTCAAAACCGGGCATTATTTCAGGAACAATATTAACCTATGCCAGAGCAGTGGGCGAATTTGGGGCCACTGTAATGGTATGTGGGCTTTTGGAAACATTACCAATAGCAATATATAATAATGCATTAAGTGGAAATAGGGAGGTTGCAAATATATTGGCCTTAATTTTAATTATAATGTCTTTTGGAACCTTAACTTTATTCAAAAGAATTAGCTTTGAAAAATCGATGAAATCATATCGTTATTTAAAAAGATTATTAATTAAAATTATTCCATGGTAG